In the genome of Kitasatospora cathayae, one region contains:
- a CDS encoding (2Fe-2S)-binding protein has product MQREITVQVDGTARRLTVDTRTTLLDALRERLGITSPKKGCDHGQCGACTVLSGGRRVLGCLTLAVTQDGAEVVTAEGLAAEPTTAEPTTAGEQQADGGLHPVQRAFIDCDALQCGYCTPGQVVSAVGVLDEFAMGWPSAATEGPGAPRLDRAEVAERMSGNLCRCGAYVNIVTAVLRAAGASPAGRPTGPGVTG; this is encoded by the coding sequence ATGCAGAGGGAAATCACCGTTCAGGTCGACGGCACCGCGCGTCGGCTGACCGTCGACACGCGCACGACGCTGCTCGACGCGCTGCGGGAACGACTCGGGATCACCAGCCCCAAGAAGGGCTGCGACCACGGACAGTGCGGCGCCTGCACGGTGCTGTCCGGCGGGCGGCGCGTGCTGGGCTGCCTCACGCTCGCGGTCACCCAGGACGGCGCCGAGGTGGTCACCGCCGAAGGACTCGCCGCCGAGCCGACCACCGCCGAGCCGACCACCGCCGGCGAACAGCAGGCCGACGGCGGCCTCCATCCGGTGCAGCGGGCCTTCATCGACTGCGACGCGCTCCAGTGCGGCTACTGCACTCCGGGGCAGGTGGTCTCCGCGGTCGGGGTGCTGGACGAGTTCGCGATGGGCTGGCCGAGTGCCGCCACCGAAGGCCCGGGGGCGCCGCGGCTGGACCGTGCCGAGGTGGCCGAGCGGATGAGCGGCAACCTGTGCCGCTGCGGGGCCTACGTCAACATCGTGACCGCGGTGCTGCGGGCGGCCGGGGCGTCCCCGGCCGGGCGGCCGACCGGCCCGGGGGTGACCGGGTGA
- a CDS encoding FAD binding domain-containing protein: protein MKPFDYLRPADAADAVRSVAGNPDAVFLGGGTNLVDHLKLGIVEPALVVGLAGVLPAEIEELGDGTLRIGAGVGNSELAADPRVRERFPVLSQALLSGASGQLRNMATVGGNPLQRTRCVYFQDVTTPCNKREPGSGCSAVGGWTRHHAILGASEHCLAVHPSDLAVAMAALDARVRTLGPAGERTIPFVDLHRLPGDAPERDTVLEHGELITAIDLPARPIARRSAYRKVRDRASYAFALVSVAAAVEVEDGVIVDARIAFGGVAHVPWRAHRAEEALRGSSASDRSYRTAADAELADARPAEGLDGGNAFKIPLLRRTLTATLRDLVGEDPR, encoded by the coding sequence GTGAAGCCCTTCGACTACCTCCGGCCCGCGGACGCCGCGGACGCCGTGCGCAGCGTCGCCGGGAACCCGGACGCGGTGTTCCTCGGCGGCGGTACGAACCTGGTGGACCACCTCAAGCTCGGCATCGTCGAACCCGCTCTGGTCGTCGGCCTCGCCGGTGTGCTGCCCGCGGAGATCGAGGAGCTCGGCGACGGCACCCTCAGGATCGGCGCGGGTGTCGGCAACAGCGAACTCGCCGCCGACCCGCGGGTGCGCGAGCGCTTCCCGGTGCTGTCGCAGGCGCTGTTGTCGGGCGCGTCGGGGCAGTTGCGCAACATGGCCACCGTCGGGGGCAATCCGCTGCAACGGACCCGCTGCGTCTACTTCCAGGACGTCACGACACCGTGCAACAAGCGGGAGCCGGGCTCGGGCTGTTCCGCGGTCGGAGGGTGGACCCGGCACCACGCGATCCTCGGCGCGTCCGAGCACTGCCTCGCGGTCCACCCGTCCGACCTGGCCGTGGCGATGGCCGCGCTCGACGCCCGGGTGCGGACGCTGGGCCCGGCCGGCGAGCGCACGATCCCCTTCGTCGACCTGCACCGGCTGCCCGGCGACGCTCCCGAGCGCGACACGGTGCTCGAACACGGTGAGCTGATCACCGCGATCGACCTGCCGGCGCGGCCGATCGCCCGCCGATCGGCCTACCGCAAGGTGCGTGACCGCGCCTCGTACGCGTTCGCCCTGGTCAGCGTGGCCGCGGCGGTCGAGGTCGAGGACGGCGTGATCGTGGACGCGCGGATCGCGTTCGGCGGCGTCGCGCACGTCCCGTGGCGCGCCCACCGGGCCGAGGAGGCGCTGCGGGGCTCCTCCGCGTCGGACCGGAGCTACCGGACCGCGGCGGACGCGGAACTCGCCGACGCCCGGCCGGCCGAGGGGCTGGACGGCGGCAACGCCTTCAAGATCCCGCTGCTGCGCCGCACCCTGACCGCCACCCTGCGCGACCTGGTCGGAGAGGATCCCCGATGA